AAGGGTTCAACCGCTGTGCCTATACATCTGCAGATAATCTGCTCACGcttccattttcattttatatagTCGTACACAGATTCAGCGTCGAGCGGCAATTAGCAAATCAAGTTCACGATTCTAATCTTACGTGAATTCGAACGCGGGgaaagtaatttgaataacGACAGTGTACAGCCATACCCTTTTGGATCGTCGAAACTTTAGGCAGGATGCAGCGTCAAGACGAGAGGCGTCTAAGCGGTTGTAATCAGTAATAATGGGAAGACGCAGTTTGAACGTTGAAATTACTTCTTGTTAAGGCACTCGCGTTGCGACGCCTTAGGTGACACAAAGAATCGCTAACAATACCGGATGCCTTTGATATGCTTACCTACGTATATAACGCTACGTTGCGCAAGTCCTTTTCGTAACCGGATTCGGGTTTGACCGTGGCAAAGATTGAACCGCTGAAATTCCGCCAGTATTTGAATAACACTTCCAGCTTCAAGGGTATCACCGTCGCAAATCATACGAAGCAGGGAAAAAACATTCTCATCCCGTACGTGCAAACGGTGTACCTATCAATTACGCTTTACTTCTCCGGAGGGACGTGGCCCAGGTTCTCACCTCCTTATATCCTACTATACTGCGCGATAAGCTTCCTTCGCGATCTGACTCACCCCGTTTCCGGTTCTCGAGTTTCGTACCCACGCCATAATTTCACGATATAGCGATTTAGTGCCACGCTAACACATAACACCGGCGATGAATGATTCAAGCTTTTTTGCTCCCGACCTTTAATGTTCAGAAGAGgcctttgaaaattttataacagcTGGATTACGACGGAGTAAacatataaaataacaataaaaattgcaacgattatattataatactatACCCTGCCAAGTATATGAGAAGTTGTAAAGCTCGCTTTGTATTATACGCCGCttttgtaacaaaaaatcattttcattttatcttaAATTCGTAACGAGCTCGTAATTCCGGCGTAACGTTGGTacgtaaatacatatatatagcaAGTTATGTACCTAGGTAGGTACCTATGCTTGTTCCTCAAGGCGTTGCGAGCTTACGGAAGACCTAAACAAACATGCGCCCAGTGCACGGGGAGGAAAAGAATTAGAAGAGTGGCGCTGCCTGAGTTTTATTCCCTTCTATAATATATCCTTACGTCGTCTCATCcgaagtttgttttttcattctatacGCACAACTCGACGGTTCTTAGTTGGGTGCCCGATGCTTGTTCCATAGTCAAAAGTTGGCCGAGAGTGTAGGCAGGCGGAGAGGTAGTAAATGTCTCGAGGGCACCTACTCGTTTCGTGGCAGGCTATTTTACTTTAACCAACTTAATCTGGGAAGCAAACATTCACACCGAATCCTCCGGACAGCTCATCCGCTAGTCTACGTTTATATCGCGCGTCGTATTTATCTGATCGTCCGTTTCTTCGGGAGTAGGTACAGGTGGGTAGTTACTTTTACCTACCGTAGGAACTCGCAGGTGCCTCGATGCTCCCATTTCGACACTCTTGATTCCTTTCTTATTCGTGGAATAtcacatataatatattatacatctcATCCGCAGTGGTCGTAACGATATCCTGACGCCTAATCTCGATCCAACCGAAACGTCGTATTTCCGCCCCTCCGTCCAGAAATTCGTCACACACGCTCGCCTTACAGAATCGACGATCGTTTTCCATCCACGCGTTGCGTGTAATATTGTACAGCCGAATAATATAGATGGTATTCCTCGATTACAACGAATCGCGGTTATCGTCAcctggtgaaatttcaagtcacGTAAGTTAGACCTCAGCTGCAGTCTCTGTGTGCCTTTCACGACGACGCTGCCAAGGGTATTTGATTGAGCAGGTGCAGGTGAAGACTCGGGTGAGGCTAGATACTTTGGTGTCGTGACTGCACCGGAAATTAACCGTCTAGCGACTGATCATTGCCCATGATTATCGGCCGACAAAAGAGTCGCGCAAGGAATTCTCATCCGCATCTTTTATCATCGTCGTCCGGTTTTAGACTCCCTCTGAAACGCGGACTAGCATCCCGCGATGCACTTGTTACCGACCGTCGACGATCCTTTAATTTGTACTGTATCCTTACACGCACAAGGGCCCGGTGTAGATTTTCAAGGTTGTTTTGCAGTTTTTACGTATAAAATGTTTGCGGATTCTCCGAACAGACATGGACGACCACGAGATCCAGTCGACCGTCGAGTCGATCCTCGGACCAGGTGTGAAGGTCGTTGACTGTGAAAAGAAGTCCTGCGTTAGGGAGGAAGAGGTTCTCCTGATAAACGGGGTTCCCATTGCCCTCGAAGGACCCGACGGGATCGCCATCAGGGAAGCCATGGTTACGGGACAAGTTCCCCCCTGTGATCTTCTCAATCAGATACTCGTCAGAGCTGGGATACTCAGGTAGAACATTTGAGCCGTTGAAATTGACTGGCGTACGAATGATAAATTCAGTTGAAAATTGACCGAAGACTGACGCGGACGGGAGTTTTTGATTCGAAATAGATTTTTACAACGATCGTTTCAGGATCGCTTGCGCAAGTCCGTATTTCTACGCGCTCGTTTGTTCTATCATggggaataataaatttttaaggGCGCCGGTGCGTCTCGAGACATCGCTCAGCGTTAAATCGTCGATCGTTACCAAGGAAGAAGTGACGGTGGCTAGAGGCGGGAAAATCGTCGACGAACGAAGCCGAGAGACCAAAGAGAACAACTTTTATACGTCGTCGACGAGCGAGATATGGGAACCGGTTGGAATTATTCATAACCATCGGAATCTCAAGCCCTTTGATAGCTCCGACGAATCGAGGCCAAATTCTAACGCAAGTTCCGATCAAGGATACACGACTAACACGAGCAGCAGTCACGTGCTCAGGGAACGGGGCGGCGCTTTGCCGGGATGTCCGATATGCGAGGACTCTGATCCTGACTGCAGGCGACACTGTATTCGAGGACTCGGACTCACCGGTTCCAACTCGTCGAAGGTACCCGGAGTCCAAACGACCACCTCAGCGGTAAGTTACACAGTAAGAAAATACATATACGGATCGATCTCTTCGTTGTCATCCGAGTTTGTTCTTTTCCTTAAGACAGGTTCggttcatattttatttttcacattcgtATGCTGTATATGCGATTGTCCAACGCTAGGATCTAAAATTCACGATGCACGCAGTCCAATTGGTGCGTTAATCGATACCTCGTGTTATCGATCGGTAGAATGTCGAAGTGAATTTTACTCGGCAGTTGGCAACTTACGACAACTTGTTTAGTATACACTATATTGTTATACACGTCGCGTCGTGATACCAAGGAGCTATTATTTCGATGAAACTGAAATAGGAAAATCCGCAAACAGTTTGTAGAAAAGGTTGCGTGAATCGAACTTGCGTATTTTGTCGTGTAATAAATCGACAAACACGCGCGTATCGAACAACCGGAATCGAGGAAGCCAATTAGGAAGAGATAAGTGATCACTCTGCACGAATCCCACGCCTAGGTCTATATCTGTTGGGTATACTTTTGTGTCTTTTGTAGTGCCTGACACGTGTGTTCGGACATTATACGATCGATTATGTTTTTTCTTGGGATTTTTATCGTACCCTTCCTTCATCttcttgtttttattctcCTCCAAGATGGAATAGATCCACCGAGTTAATTCCCGTCGAAGAAGCAGAAAACCTCGTATATAGCAGCGACTTGCGATCGAGTCCAGGTTTCCATAGTAGGAAAGGTTCGTTCGAGTTACTCTCGGCTCCGAAGTAGACGACGACGGTGAATCGTGTAGAAAATACACAAACGTGACCATATCTGGTCGACGCAAACCGTGACAACCGACTATACCTAATGTAAGAAAGTTTCAGGATGCTGTAGTCGCGTTTATCCGTCACGTGTGTACAATATtcaatacatatacattatacacgtgAAAGACGGTTCCGAGTTTCTTTTACCTTGCGATTAGTCTACATAAgtaacatatatgtatattgtatatgtatataacgtGTTACgcgtattatttttaaccaGAGTACGATGGTCGCTTGgcaagtgttgaaaaaaagatgaaacgCTTTAGAGAAATGATTATCGTCTTACGACAGACTGTCTCGTTTTGCGCAAGGATCGCGACCTTACTAAGGATTGATAGTTTTACCGTAGATGTgcagaaaaaagagagagaattaaaaataagaaattaacaACAAATAGAGAATTGTTCCTTACGCACTCGACCATCACGTCCGAGATACCAGACTCCGGCAAACTTGAATCTAGTGAATCTAATTACACTTGATTAGGCGTCGTTAGAAGAGCCAGACACCGGATCGCCTAGCTCGACTCGGATGTCGCATAACTCATGTCAGCACATGTTCTCAATGTACGCAATACTCGTTACCctatcaaataaataaatcacttGCGAGTCTTTGACGttctatataatttttttttttttttttattttcctagGTGTAGATCAGTCACGTGATATGAAAATCACCGGGTTGTGCTGGAAGTGTAGGTCGCTCGCATAATCTCGCAACTGGCAAAACACACCGCGactattttcacaatttacgATAATGAACTAGCCATGAGTCCTGACTCGcatctccctccctccctccttcGCTCGTGAATTTTCCTGTTCTCGTCTCTCTTTATCACCATGTGTCCGTAAACTCGTTATCATCGTGCTCTAATTGTAGGCGCGCACATTGTAGGCtggtcttttcttttttgtttttcttatcgCTGTAACGTAATATGCTTTTTGTCGAATCGCGGTCAGACTTCgtaatttaattttcgtaCGCTCGCAACCGCGAAGAAACTATGCGGAAGAGGAGGCGAGAAAGGAAATCAATTGCACCGTTTGTGCGGAGTGCCGACGAAGTCGCGATCTCTATGGACTCTGGTCTTCGTAGACGTGCGGTGAGCTTCGGCACGTTGCCTCCACGATTCACAATAAGTCCAACGCCCACGCATCGTGGCATTCGGTCGTTCATTCTTTCGGTCCAAGGCCTTTAAGGAGACCGACCGGTTACCTTGATCGGCACATGAACGCCTGTAGGACGCTATGGTGAATTAGTCCCGTAAGATCGTGATGCTCGGTGTTAGTGGAATAGTTGAATTCAATTCGGGTCACTGTGCGAGCCACGTGCGTTACAGTATAAGAGGCGCCTGCAATACGCTCGTAGACGCACTAGCTGACACGTTCCTCGATACCTGGATACGTGGAAATATGTCCATTATCGTTACTGTAATTCTTCCACCTCGCGGTCTGAGGAGTCGGTGCAGTAGCTTCTTTTTTTACCCGTCCATGGGACTGTGAATACTTGCCTTCGTATTTATACTTCGAATATGGTAATAGCGTTTTActaattttctcttctcgcGTACATTAAAGCTCATTTTtcttcgctctctctctctttttctctcgttcCTCCTTCGTTTCAACCCATCCAAGCTTGACTTATGCGATACTGTGCATGTGTGAACAGAAATCGTGAATTATACGTCACACTCATTTCTTGAGGCGTGATTTTAACcaacaatcaatttttcgcAGCTTCTTTTACTCAGTTCGTCGAATTTTGACTAGCAGGTTTTTTTGTGAAGTAATTTTCAGTAGTGTCTTCCTCTTAAGGCTAAATTGTTGTCGGAACGAAACAAAATCcgagttcgattctatgcGAATTACGTGACAATGACTCCCAAAGTCTCACGTCGGCTGTATCGccagtcattgtcacataattcgtatataATCGAACTCGGATTTTCTTTCGGACGGAATACAAGTTTGCCGAAAGCTCAAGGCATTAATTAACACTACTGTGCAAAATCAATCCCACCGCGAACGAGTCGGCAATGCAGATTGTTTATTACAGATGGAAAAGAAGAGCTCGTAGAGAATACGTGTATCCTGCATCAGCTTACGAAAGCTCTGACCGAATGCGGGAGAAGCAGTCATCTTTGCGCAGTCGGTAACCGCGAGACCTTGACTCGATTGTCGGTAACTTTGATCCAGCCGACGGCTTTGCCGGATCCTGTAGGGTCCTGAAATTGTTCAAGAAACCTGGGTACGGATAGGATTTATTCTCTTTTGGTACATCGATTCTCCAGAATAATATACCATCTGCGGAGAAAATTTGTGTTTGGTAATTTCAGAGCTTGCGAGacgtaaatttgaaataaaattattccgaatattgttttctttttcgtttcatttcatttctggCGTTGCGCGACTCGGCTGCATTTTCTTTCGACAACTATCCCGCAAACTGTAACGAATGAAgagtgaaagaagaaaagaaaaatggtttCGACAAAGTGCATAGATTTCGTCGTTTAATATTAGAAATCGATTCATCGATGACAAGTTTGACAGAAACGGATTTGGAATTAACGTACAGCCGAGCGCTCCTGACGCCGGATGAAAATCCACTGATGTATGTATTTGACGCGCCTGTATTATATTCGTTGCGTGTGAGCTGCTCGTGCATACGCGTCCGTATTTGTATTAAATAATACGGTACGCGTTGGTGGGCGCGTATATCCAGAACGTCGTTTCGTTCCGCAATATTCTGCAGGATATTCAACGCTCATGCATAAAATGCAATTTGGTAGCTTCGGGTTCCCGGTCTGATGGTCCACGCGGTGTGGCCACGCTTCGAAATTTAATTGGATTTATTGATCGGCTTTCAGATTGCCATTTCCTACAGGCTTAGGTATATGCGCCGTATACGCATCTACATATACAGAATCGTAACGCGTCTACACCTGTAACAACCCGCCTGGAGTTAAACTTGTGTTCCGTCGATgtgttaaaatttgattattttgcAAGGACATGCATTTCTGATGTCACACCTTACGCGAACAATTCAACATCTGATTATCGTGTCAATAGCTTTATTACGCGAtcggataaataaatttcctcGATCAATGATCCGATCTTTCTTCGTGGAGTGGAACTGATCCATCTAGGATCGTTGATTTTCGTACCTTAGTATTTATTGGAGGTGCATACCTTATTTTCGCTGAGTCTGTATTCTGCTTTATCGTACTTCACAAAAGACTAGGCTGCCAAGTACGGTAACAACAGTACGGGATCAAAAAATTCCCTTGAAATGTTACACGAGCTTTGGTGTTCTTCAGAGTTGCCTGCTTTTCAGGTATCCGCGGATTCCCTCGTGACAATGCTTTACCAACTCGGTCTATACGCTCTACGGTGAAGAATGTTGtaaaaagtgtgaaaattaCTTCGATCTTCGAATATCCTAAAAGAGGAATAAAATACGGGCGCCACAACGATCGGGATgagtattaaaatttttgaaaatttgttgagatttttaaaaaataacaattcttAGACAGGTTTGAATAAATATGAGAAATTAACGGCTgtaggagaaaatttttaaaaaacacgaAGTCCTTTTTTTGTGATCGAAGCACCGTATCTAATGTTctgaagaaaatcaaaaatggtgagGGATAATCGTTGGTCCAGATGatatggaatgccccatatgcaCTGGAAATCAGTGAAAAGTCACCGAATCTTCAGTGTATATGCActgatatatttataactttttACCGATTGAAATTTAGAGAGTGCCGAGGCACTGCAGTcggtgtaataaataatagcgAGAAATTTTCTGTTATCTATAATATACGGTTCGATTATAGAACGGCGGATGTAACATGTTTTAAAGGAAATGTAACGAATGTCAGCCtgtcgtgaaaaataaagtacaaTCTTGGAACGGATGACAGAAATCCTATAACTCGCGGCAGTAGGCTGATCACGTCTTTGAAAGACGTCAGCTCTTTTGCCTCCGCCTTCTTCGTTCTATTCGAAATTCAACTTCTGCACCTTTATCCTTAACATTTTTCCTCGAGGCTTAAAAGTTTCCAAATTTATTGTCATCTTGAAATTTCGCCTCGTTATCGGGTGACGCAGATAcgatttgattgaaatcagTCACGGAACAGGCCTTCGGCAAGGATCGGTTCGGATTCGTCCGGGTTCTGGTCTAGTTGTGTATAGTTAGCCCGGCCACTTGTGCGTCGTACTATTAATACGAACTTCCGCGTCAACTGGTCTTTGACGGTGTAAAACACGACTGGGTTGGCAGTAAGCGATCGAGCCCCCCCGCGAATTGTGCCGGTTTATCCCCGATTCGTCGTATTACGTACGGCGGAGAATCCGGTCGAATAAATCAAACGGTTGGATACCGTCCGAGTTGTGAATAATTTGGAAACTTCTTCGTCGGGGAGTAAAACATAGGTTATATCGCGCGCGCTGTTTTTTCATCGTGAAATGATTAACGTTCAACGATATCGCCTACAGCTCgcgatgaaatttatttatccttCGTACGAGGTTTTGTTTTATCCCCTTACAACGATTCCTCCTCCATGTATGGGTG
The Neodiprion fabricii isolate iyNeoFabr1 chromosome 1, iyNeoFabr1.1, whole genome shotgun sequence DNA segment above includes these coding regions:
- the LOC124179084 gene encoding uncharacterized protein LOC124179084 isoform X1; amino-acid sequence: MDDHEIQSTVESILGPGVKVVDCEKKSCVREEEVLLINGVPIALEGPDGIAIREAMVTGQVPPCDLLNQILVRAGILRAPVRLETSLSVKSSIVTKEEVTVARGGKIVDERSRETKENNFYTSSTSEIWEPVGIIHNHRNLKPFDSSDESRPNSNASSDQGYTTNTSSSHVLRERGGALPGCPICEDSDPDCRRHCIRGLGLTGSNSSKVPGVQTTTSAMEKKSS
- the LOC124179084 gene encoding uncharacterized protein LOC124179084 isoform X2; its protein translation is MDDHEIQSTVESILGPGVKVVDCEKKSCVREEEVLLINGVPIALEGPDGIAIREAMVTGQVPPCDLLNQILVRAGILRAPVRLETSLSVKSSIVTKEEVTVARGGKIVDERSRETKENNFYTSSTSEIWEPVGIIHNHRNLKPFDSSDESRPNSNASSDQGYTTNTSSSHVLRERGGALPGCPICEDSDPDCRRHCIRGLGLTGSNSSKVPGVQTTTSAV